CGGTGGCTTCGAAGGCCGCGGCGAGGAGGTCCGTACGCACTCCCTCCGCGTCGCAGGGCACCGGCACGGGCCGGCATCCGGCGGCGCGGGCGATCGCCAGCATGCCGGGGTAGGTCGGGGACTCGACGAGGATCGGCGCCCCGGGCGGGGCCAGCGCCCGCAGGGCGGTGGTGAGCGCGCTCTGGCCGCCCGCGGTGACCAGCACGTCGGCGGCGGTGAGCGGGCCGCCGATCTCCCGGGCGAACCAGTCGCGCAGTTCGGTCAGCCCCTCCACGGGCGGCCGGGACCAGGCGCCGGGCCGCCGTCCGGCCCGGGCCAGGGCGGCGGCCAGGGCCCGTTCGGGCTGGAGGGAGGAGTGCAGGTAGCCGCCGTTGAGCTCGGTCACCCCGGGCGGCGGGGTCGCGAGGGAGACCAGCACTCCGGAGGCGTCCACGGAGCGCGGCACGATCTCGCCGCCGTCCTCGGCGCTGAGGGCGACCTCCTGCCAGGAGGTGTCCGCGGCGGCCGGGGCGCTCTCGCGCGGCGCGCAGCGGAACACCCCGGCGCCGGGCCGGGTCACGACGAGGCCTTCGGCGGCGAGCTGGGCGAGGGCCCGGGACACCGTCACCGGGCTCACCCGGAACCTCTCGACCAGGGAGCGGCTCGACGGGAGCTTTCCACCCACTGAGTAGCGGTTCAGTTCGGACCTGAGGGATTCCACCAGTTCAGCCACACTGCTACGCTCATACATGAGAGCACAGAATAGCGCTACCGGGTCCATCGCGATAGCGGTTCAGCAGCAGAGCGAACAGCTGACCGGGCACCAGAGCGGACAGCGGGCAGCGACCGGCCGGGCGAGCGGCACGCTCCTCGCCGCCCTCGGCGTCGTCGCCTTCTCCCTCACCTTCCCCGCCACCGTGTGGGGCATGGAGAGCTTCGGCCCCTGGACCTTCGTGTCCCTGCGCAGCGTTCTCGCCGCCGCGATCGCGGGCGTCTTCCTGCTCGCCCTGCGGGTTCCGCTGCCGGGCCGCGCGCACTGGGCGGGCCTCGCGGTGGTCGCCGCCGGGGTGGTCGTCGGCTTCCCGATGCTGACCACGCTGGCCCTGCGCACCTCCACCACCTCGCACTCCGCCGTGGTGGTCGGCCTGTTGCCGCTGACCACCGCCGTGCTCGCCGCGCTGCGCACCGGCGTGCGTCCCTCGCGCGCGTTCTGGGCCGCCGCCGTCGCGGGGGCCGTGGTGGTCCTCGGCTTCACCCTCGCGCAGAGCGGCGGCTCCTTCTCGGCGGGCGACGCCTACCTCTTCGCCTCCCTGCTGGTGTGCGCGGCCGGTTACACCGAGGGGGCCCGGCTGGCCCGGGTGATGCCGGGCTGGCAGGTCATCGGCTGGGCGCTGGTGCTGTGCCTGCCGCTGACCCTGGCCGGGTCGGTGCTGGGGCTGACCGGAGAGCCCGTACACCTCACCGGTCACGGGATCATCGGTCTGCTGTGGGCCGCGGCGGGCTCCAGCTTCCTCGGGCTGTACGTCTGGTACCGCGGGATGGCCGAGATCGGGCCCGCCCGGGCCAGCCAGCTCCAGCTCGCCCAGCCGCTGCTGACGCTGGTGTGGGCGGTGGCCCTGCTGGGTGAGCGCCTCACCCCGGCCGCGCCGGTGGCGGCGGCCGCGGTGCTCGTCTGCATCGCCCTCACTCAACGGGTCAAATAGCCCCGGAACGCCGTAAACTGGCGTCACCGACCGGACCCGGCCCGAGGGAGGTCAGCATGCACGCGACCGAGGGTGACCAGCTGGTACAGCACGGCAGGATCGTCGGCCAGAACGACAAGGTCGGCGAGATCCTCCAGGTCCTGGGGGACAACGGAACCCCGCCCTACCGGGTGCGTTTCCAGGACGGCCACGAAGCGCTGATGGCCCCCGGGCCCGACTGCGTCGTACGGCACCCGGACGCGCCCCAGCACTGACGGCGGATACTGCGCACACCAGGGACACCTCACACACCGGAAGTGGATCAGCGCGGCGGCACCCGCGTCGGATAGTGATCGTCGACGACCCGTGCCATCGCCCCGTTGCGGTCCGCGACCACCTGCTTCGCGGAGAAGTAGACGTGGCCGCGGACCTCCGGGTACCGGGCGGCGACGCTCAGGTGCCGTGACAGTTCGGCCGGATCCCGCCAGGCCTCCGTGGCGCTGTCGGCGTCGCAGCGGTAGAGCGCCTCGCCGATCAGGAGGTCGACTCCGGTGCCCCGGACGGTCCCCGACCACCAGTCCACGAGGGTCTCGTAGTCGCACTGCGGGTGGCCGATCTGCCAGTAGAGCTGCGGTGCGATGTAGTGGATCCAGCCCTCCCGGACCCAGCGGCGGGTGTCGGCGTACAGGTCGTCGTACGTCGCCACGCCCGCCTGCGTCGCCGAGCCGAGCGGGTCCTTCGCCTCGTTGCGCCAGACCGCGAAGGGGCTGACCCCGAACCGGACCCCCGGCCGCGCCGCCTCGATGCCCGCGGCCATCTCCCGTACCAGGGTGTCGATGTTGTACCGCCGCCAGTCGGCGCGCGAGCCGAAGCCGGAGCCGTGCTCCTCGAAGGCCCGGTCGTCGTCGAAGTACTGGCCGTCCACGGGGTAGGGGTAGAAGTAGTCGTCCCAGTGCACCGCGTCCAGCGGATAGCGCCGCACCGCGTCGAGCATCGCGCGCTGCACGAAGTCGCGGACCTCCGGCAGCCCCGGGTTGTAGTAGAGCTTCCCGCCGTACGGGACCACCCACTCCGGATGGAGCCGCGCCGGGTGCTCGGGGACCAGCAGGGACGGGTTCGCGTGGTTGGCCACCCGGTACGGGTTGAACCAGGCGTGCAGCTCCAGCCCCCGCTCGTGCGCCCGGGCCACGGCCGTGCCCAGCGGGTCCCAGCCCGGGTCCACGCCCTGACGCCCGGTCAGCCACTGCGACCAGGGCTCCAGCGCCGAGGGCCACATCGCGTCGGCGGTCGGCCGGACCTGGAGGACCACCGCGTTCAGCCGCCGCCGGACCGCGGTGTCGAGCAGCTCGACCAGCTCCGCCTCCTGGTCCCCGGCGCTCAGCCCGGCCGCCGAGGGCCAGTCCACGTTCTCCACGGAGGCCACCCACATCCCCCGGAAGGCGGGCACCGGCGCACTCCCCCGCGCGCCCTGGCCGTGAAAGGCCCGCGCCGGAGCCGCCGCCGAAACCGCGGCCAGTACCCCGGCCGCCCCCGCCAGCAGTCCCCGTCGGCCGATGTGCGCCATGTGTCCGCTCCGTTCCGCACAGTGATATTGATCTCGGTGCGCACAGCATGCCCGCCCCGGGCCGTCATCAGGCCCGGGGGCGGGAGTAACGTCGGGGGGCGTGGCGGGCGCCGGACTGCAGTGACCACTGTCAACGACGGGGGACCCGCGATGGATGAGCAGCGAAAGGCACGATGTGACGGACCTCTCTACCCTCCCGACCGACATCGCACGGGTCGGCGTAGTGGGCTGTGGCCAGATGGGCGCGGGCATCGCGGAAGTGTGCGCCCGTAGCGGTCTTGAGGTGAAGGTCGCCGAGACCACCGGCGAGGCCCTGGAGATCGGCCGTACCCGGCTGCACAACTCCCTGATGAAGGCCGCCGAACGCGGCAAGATCACGGAGGAGGAGCGGGACGCCACCCTGGCCCGCCTGACCTTCACCACGGACCTCGGCGAATTCGCCGACCGTGACCTGGTCATCGAGGCCGTCGTCGAGAACGAGCAGGTCAAGACCGAGATCTTCCAGGTGCTCGACCAGGTGGTGACCCGCCCGGACGCGATCCTCGCCTCGAACACCTCCTCCATTCCGCTGGTGAAGCTGGCCGTCGCCACCTCGCGCCCGGACCAGGTCATCGGCATCCACTTCTTCAACCCGGCGCCGGTGCAGCAGCTCGTCGAGCTGATCCCCGCGCTGACCACGGGCGAAGAGACGGTCAAGCGGGCCGAGGCCCTGGTCCGGGACGTGCTCGGCAAGCACGCGATCCGCGCCCAGGACCGCTCGGGCTTCGTGGTCAACGCGCTGCTGATCCCGTACCTGCTGTCCGCGATCCGGATGTTCGAGTCGGGCATCGCGAGCCGCGAGGACATCGACAACGGCATGGAGCTGGGCTGCGCCCACCCGATGGGCCCGCTGAAGCTGGCGGACCTGATCGGCCTGGACACCGTGGCCTCGGTGGCCGACTCGATGTACTACGAGTTCAAGGAGCCGCTGTACGCCGCTCCCCCGCTGCTCCAGCGCATGGTGGACGCGGGCCGCCTGGGCCGCAAGACGGGCTCGGGCTTCTACCCGTACGGCTGATCCACCGCGCCCCGTCGGCCCGGTGTCAGCCCAGCCGCAGGTGGTGCAGCAGCAGGAGCCCGGCCGCCATGTTGGCGGCCGGGACCTCGCCGCGCGCGATCATGTCCGGCACCAGCTTGAGGGGCACCCAGGCGCGGTGCGAGGACTCGAAGTCGTCCTCGGGATGCCCGGTGTACGTCGCCCCGTCCGCCCAGTAGAGGTGGTGGCGGGCGTCGGTCAGCCCGTTGGAGGGCTCGACGGTCATCAGGTGGTGGAGGGGGCCCGGGCGCCAGCCCGACTCCTCCTCCATCTCGCGGGCCGCCGCGGCGGCGATGTCCTCGCCGTCCTCAACCACCCCGGCCGGCAGTTCCCAGCCCCAGCTGTCGGTGATGAAGCGGTGGCGCCACAGCAGCAGCACCTCGTTGGCCTCGTTGACGGCCGTGGCGACGGCGACCGGGCGCAGCCGGATCACGAAGTGGTCCAGGTGCCGGCCGTCGGGGAGTTCGACGTCGGCGAGGTTCACGTCGAACCAGCGGTTCTTGTACACGGTCTGCTCACTCAGGTTCATCCACTGCACGGTTGTGCCACCTTTCGTTCGAGTAGGTGGCAACATGGCAGCAGTTCCGAGCGTCACAGCGGAACGCGCAGCGCCCCGTCGATGAGCTGCGCGGTCTCCTCCGCACCCGAACATCCGCTGGTCAGCAGCTGTTCGCGGACCGTACGCAGCCGGTCGCGCAGCCGCAGTGATTCCATCCCCCTGGCCCGTTCGGCCATTTCGGCCGCGGCCGCCACCGCCCGGTCCGCCTCCCCCTGGCGCAACTGGATCTCGCAGAGCATCGCCAGCCGGTGCACCCGGCCCCGGTCGTGCGCCGGGGTGCCGACGGCGGCCGTCGCCTGCTCGTGCGCGGCGTCGAGTTCACCGAGCCCTAGCAGCGCCTCGGCCACCTGCACATTGACCAGGCCGGGCTGGACGTACCCGGTCTCGTCCGGTTCGGTGCCCGGCCGGATCCGCTCGGCCGCCGTCTCCGCGCGCCGGATGCAGGCCAAGGCGGCCGCGCTGTCGCCGAGTTGGGCGTACGCCTTGGCCTGCATCGCGTAGAGGTCGGCCGACAGCGCCGGGGTGGTGTGCCGTCCCGCGGCCCGCAGCGCGGCCTCCGCGAAGGCCACCGCCTGGCGGAACTCCCGCAGGTGCAGGGACTGGTTGACCAGCAGTGCGATCACATAGGCCCCGAGCCCGCGGTCCCCGCTGGCCTTCGCGAGCCGCAGGGCCTGGTGGAAGTAGCGCTGGGCGAGCCCGTGGGCGTCCGAGTCGTACGCGCAGATCCCGGCCACCGCCACCAGCGACCCGGTGGCCCGGTAGAGCCCCCGGCCCAGCGCGTCGGGGTAACTCCCGCGCAGCAGCGGCGCGGTCTCGCTGCCCAGGAAGCGGACGATCCGGTCCCTGGTGGCCACGCCGCCCGCCCGGCGGTACATCAGCTCGTAGTGCGCGCGGGCGGCCCGCAGGATCTCGATGTGCTCGGGGCCGACCGGAGTGGGCCCCGAGCGCGAGACGTCGGCGTCCTCGGGCGGGTTCTCCCACTCCCAGACCGGGATGACGGCCGGGGTGCCGCACACCGCACCGGCGGTCAGCAGCTGCGGACGGGCCTGCCCGTCGGCCCGCCACAGGGCGGTGGCCCGGTCGACGAACCCGCCCAGCGGGGAGCCCGGCGGTGAGCCGTGCGCGGCGGCCCCGGCGACGGGCGAACCGGGCAGGCCGAGCCCGATGTCGTCCAGCGAGAGCGGCCGGCGCAGCCTGCTGCCGAGCACCTCGCAGAGCAGGTCCGGCACTTGGCCGCGGGGGCGCTGGCCCTTGAGCCAGCGGGCGACGGCGGTGTGTTCGTAGCGCAGGGCCAACCCTCGGCTGCGCCCGGCCTGGTTGACGTGTGCGGCGAATCCTGCGTGGGACATGCCCGCCTCGGCAAGGAGGGCATCGAGCAGTGCGTTGGGCTGCATGGGCCGCTCCAAGGGCTCGTCGGTCTCAGGCTAGTGGGTGCGCGGTTCACACGGGGTGTGAACCGGATGCGCGCATAAATGCGCCGCGCACCCTGCCGCGAAGGGGCCCCGGGGCGGTTCACTGAAGAGCCTCGCCAAGAGGTAGCCCGGGTCGTCGGCTCCCCCTCGAACAGTGCGACGACCCGTACTGGCGCCGCCCGTTCTGCTGTCTGCCCGACACTCCATGGCAGACGGGCGGCGCACCACCCTCAGACCGCCCCGGCCCGATCGTTGCGCAGCACCAGCAGGGCCACGTCGTCGGCGAGCCGCCCGCCGGTGTGCCGCAGCAGCGCCGCGTGCACGCCCGCGACCAGCCGCGCGGGCGTGAGCGCGGCGGCGGCCGCCGCCTCGGTGACGGCGCCGCTGAGCGGGAAGAACCGGCCCGCCCGGTCCCGCGCGTCGGCGACCCCGTCGGTGTGCAGGAAGAGGGCCTCCCCGGGCGCGACCCGCCCGCACGGCCGCGCCACCAGCCCCCCGGGCAGCGGCACCACCCCGAGCGGCGGCAACGTCTCCCCACCGAGCACCTCGGCCTCGACGCGCTGCGCGCCAGCGTGCCTCGGACCCGCGTGCCTCAGCCCCGCATACCCCAGCCCCGCCGGCGTTTGAGGCGCGGGGTCCGGGGCGGAGCCCCGGAAGCCTGCGCAGCACGGCTCGGCCACCGGCAGCCACCGCAGCACGATCGGCCACGGATGCCCACAATTCAGCCCCAGCAGGCTGCCGTCCGGCGCGACCTGCAGCAGCAGCACCGTGACGAACTCCTCCGCATCCCCCCGCGCATGCCTCGCCAGAGCCCGCTCCATCCGCCGCAGCACCCCGCCGAGCGTCGGCTCGTCGTACGCCGCTTCGCGGAAGGAACCCAGGACCGCCGCGGCCACGCCCAGCGCCCCCGGCCCGTGCCCGCGGACGTCACCGATGACCACCCGCACCCCGAACCGCGTCGGCAGCGCCTCGTACAGGTCCCCGCCCACCGACAGCTGGGCCGCGGCCAGCGTCAGCCCGTCGATCCGGGCCGGGAGCGGCCGCAGCAGGGCCCGCTGCACCGCGCCCGCGATCTCCTGGCTGCGCCGCAGCTCCGCGAGCAGCTGTCTGCGGATGTGCAGCGCGCATCCGGTGGCCAGCAGCAGGAAGGCGGCGCAGCTGGCCAGGCTCGCCCCGAGCGGGCCGGGGGTGGACAGCTCCCAGGACACCGCGACGCCGCCCCAGGCGAGGACGCACGCCCGGCGCACGTGGGGCATCTCCCCGCGCGTGATCATCCCTAGGGCCTCCCCTCGGCCGGAACGATTGTGTCCACCACCCGGTGCGCGGGACACGGGTCGCCGGGGTTCTCACCCAAATGAGTGAGGGGCGCCCCGGGTGATCCGGTGCGCCCCTCACATACCTGCTACCAGGTGCTACGCGCCGCGCAGCACCGCCCCCGTCCGCTCGGTGGCCAGCGCCACCGCCGCGTCACGGGCGGCCGTGGATTCCTCGGCCGTCAGGGTGCGGTCCGCCGCGCGGAAGCGCAGCGCGTAGGCGAGGGACTTCTTCCCCTCGCCGACCTGCTCGCCGGTGAAGACGTCGAACAGCCGCAGCGATTCGAGGAGTTCACCCGCGCCCTTGCGCAGCGCGGTCTCGACCTCGGCGGCCGGGACGGCGGCGTCCACGATCAGCGCGACGTCCTGGGTCGCCACCGGGAAGGTGGAGATCCGGGGCGCCTGGAGGGTCTCGCCGCCGGCCGCCGCGAGGCGGTCGAGGTCGATCTCCATCGCACTGGTGCGGGCGGGCAGGCCCAGCGCCTTGACGACGCGCGGGTGCAGCTCACCGGCGTGGCCGATGACCTGCTCCACCCCGTCGAGGGTGACGACGAGCTCGGCGCAGCGGCCCGGGTGCCAGGGGCCGTACTGGCCCTGGCGCACGACCAGTTCCGTACCGGCTTCGACGGCCAGCGAGCGGGCGGCCTCGACCGCGTCCGCCCAGTCGGCCGGGTGGCCCTTGCCCCACCAGCCGGCCTGCTCGCGCGCACCGGCCAGCACGACCGCGGCGTACCGCGGCTGCGCGGGCAGGGCCGCGTTCAGGGTCGCGATCTCCTCCGCCGTCGGGCGGCGGTCGACGGGCAGCCGCACCGCGACGCCCGCCTCGGGACCGGCGCGGAAGACCGAGCCCGTCTCGAAGAGCGCGAGGTCGTGGCTGCCGCGGCTGTCGTTGCGGCGCAGGGCGCCCAGCAGACCCGGCAGCAGCGTGCTGCGCAGGGCGGGCTCCTCGTCGGAGATCGGGTTGACGAGCGTGACGACCTGGCGGGCCGCGTCGTGCGCGGGCAGCTGGAGCTGGTCGAAGACCTGGGCGCCGAGGAACGGGTAGTTCAGCGCCTCGACATAACCGGCTCCGGCCAGCGTGCGGCCGATCCGGCGGTGCAGCTGCTGGCGGCCGGTGAGCCCGCGGCCCGACGGGGGCTGCGGCAGCGTGGAGGGCAGGTTCGCGTAGCCCTCCAGCCGGATGACCTCTTCGGCGAGGTCGTTGGGCTCGGCGAGGTCGGGGCGCCACGAGGGCACGGTGACGACCAGCTCGTCCTGGCCGTAGACGTCGCAGCCCACCTCCTGGAGGCGGCGTACGACGGTCTCGCGGCCGTAGTCCACGCCCGCGACCCGGTCCGGGTGGTCCGCGCGCATCGCGATGGTGCGCGGGGCGGAGGGCGCGGACAGCTCGGTGACGCCCGCCTCGGCGGTACCGCCCGCGAGCAGCACCAGCAGGTCGACGGTGCGCTGCGCGGCGGCGGCCGCGGCCTGCGGGTCGACCCCGCGCTCGAAGCGCTTGGACGCCTCGGAGGCGAGCTTGTGGCGGCGGGCGGTGCGCGAGATCGACAGCGCGTCGAAGTGCGCCGCCTCGATGACCACGTCGGTGGTGCCCGAGACCAGGAGGGTCTCGGGGTCGGTGACGGAGTCGGCGATCTCGGTGTTGGCGCCGCCCATGACACCGGCGAGGCCGATCGGCCCGCTGTTGTCGGTGATCACCAGGTCCTCGGCGTCCAGCGTGCGCTTGACGCCGTCGAGGGTGGTGAACTTCTCGCCCTGCTCGGCGCGGCGGACGCCGATGGGACCGTCCACGCGGGAGCGGTCGTAGGCGTGCAGCGGCTGGCCGAGTTCGAGCATCACGTAGTTGGTGACGTCGACCGCGAGCGAGATCGGCCGCATGCCGGCCTTCTGCAGGCGGCGGCTCAGCCAGATCGGCGAGCGGGCCTCGGGGTCGAGGCCGCTGACCGTGCGGGCGGTGAAGCGGTCGCAGCCCTGCGGGTCGGAGATCTGCACCGGGTAGCCGTACGAGTTCGGGCCGGGGACGTCCAGCAGCGCCGGGTCGCGCAGCGGCAGCCCGTAGGCCGTCGCCGTCTCACGGGCCACGCCGCGCATCGACAGGCAGTACCCGCGGTCCGGGGTGACGGCGATGTCGAGGACCTCGTCGGTCAGCTCCAGGAGCTTGATCGCGTCGGTGCCGACCTCGTGCTCGTGCGGCAGCACGATGATGCCGTGCGTGCCGTCGTCGCCCATGCCCAGCTCGTCGCCGGAGCAGATCATGCCGTGGGAGGTACGGCCGTACGTCTTGCGCGAGGCGATCGCGAAGTCGCCGGGCAGCACCGCGCCGGGGAGCACCACGACGACCTTGTCGCCGACGGCGAAGTTCCGCGCGCCGCAGACGATCTCCTGGGGCTCGCCGGTGCCGTTGGCCTGGCCGACGTCGACCGTGCAGAAGCGGATCGGCTTGCGGAAGCCGTCCAGCTCCTCGATGGTCAGGACCTGGCCGACGACCAGGGGACCCTGCAGACCGGCGCCGAGCTGCTCGACGCGCTCGACCTCCAGGCCGGCGTCGACGAGCCGCGCCTGTACGTCACGACCGGTCTCGCCCGCGGGCAGGTCGACGTACTCCCGCAGCCAAGAAAGCGGGACCCGCATCAGATCTCCATCCCGAACGGCCGGGTGAAACGAACGTCACCCTCGACCATGTCTCGCATGTCTTCGACGTTGTGGCGGAACATCAGCATCCGTTCGATGCCGAACCCGAAGGCGAATCCGCTGTACTTCTCGGGGTCCACGCCGCAGGCGACGAGCACCTTGGGGTTGACCATGCCGCAGCCGCCCAGCTCGATCCAGCCCTCGCTGGAGCAGGTGCGGCAGGGGCGGTCGGGGTTGCCCACCGATTCGCCGCGGCACACGTAGCACTGCATGTCCATCTCGGCGGACGGCTCGGTGAACGGGAAGAAGTTCGGGCGCAGCCGGGTGGTCATGTCCGAACCGAAGAGCGCCTGGACCATGTGGTCCAGGGTGCCCTTGAGGTCGGCCATGGTCAGGCCCTCGTCCACGGCGAGCAGCTCGACCTGGTGGAAGACCGGGGTGTGCGTCGCGTCCAGCTCGTCGGTGCGGAACACCCGGCCGGGGCAGACGACGTAGACGGGGGGCTTGCGCTCCAGCAGCGTGCGCGCCTGCACCGGGGAGGTGTGGGTGCGCAGGACGACACCGGACTCGTCGCCGACGGTGCCCTCGGGCCCCTGGACGAAGAAGGTGTCCTGCATCTGGCGCGCGGGGTGGTCGGGGGTGAAGTTGAGGGCGTCGAAGTTGAACCACTCCGCCTCCACCTCCGGGCCCTCGGCCACCTCGTAGCCCATGGCCACGAAGATGTCCGCGATGCGGTCCATCAGCGTGGTCAGGGGGTGGCGGGCGCCGGCCGGGACGCGGTCGTAAGGCAGCGTGACGTCCACGGCCTCCTCGACGAGCACGCGCTCGTCGCGCTCGGCCTCCAGCTCGACGGTGCGCGCGCCGAAGGCCTTGTTCACGGCGCCGCGGGCCTGGCCGACGCGCTTGCCGGCCTCTGCCTTCGCCTGTGGTGGCAGGGCGCCGATCTCGCGGTTGGCGAGCGCCAGGGGCGAGCGGTCGCCCATGTGCGCGGTCTTCGCCTCCCGCAGCGCGTCGAGGTCACCGGCGGAGGCGAAGGCGGCGAGCGCCTCGTCCCGCATGCGCTCGATCTCATCCGGTTTCAGTGCCTCGACCTCAACAGGGTCGTACGACTTGTTCGGTGCCGACATCTCTTCCCGTACTTCCGATGGCTGGCTGGTGGGTCCCCCGCGCGACACGCAGGGCGCGCTCGGCACAAGGACACAAAGGTGCCAAAGGACGAGTCTAAAGGTCGCTGGGGGTGGAGGGAGCCCGTGGGCCGCCTGGCGAGACGCTCCGCAGGGTTACTGCGTGAGGTACGCCGGCGCGGCGACGGGCAGGATAAATCGGAATTCGGCGCCGCCGCCGGGGCCGCGCCCGACCGTGATGGTGCCGCCGTGGGCTTCCACGATGCCCTTGACGATGTACAGGCCCAGACCGGTGCCGCCGCGCTTGCTGCCCCGCCAGAAGCGGGTGAAGACGCGGCGCATGGAGTCCTCGGGGATGCCGGGGCCTTCGTCGGTCACGGTGACGGCCGTACCCATCTCGTTGTCGTTCTTGGTCGCGGTGGCACCGGCAGGGGCGGGTGCCACCTCGA
This is a stretch of genomic DNA from Streptomyces sp. NBC_00536. It encodes these proteins:
- the pheS gene encoding phenylalanine--tRNA ligase subunit alpha — its product is MSAPNKSYDPVEVEALKPDEIERMRDEALAAFASAGDLDALREAKTAHMGDRSPLALANREIGALPPQAKAEAGKRVGQARGAVNKAFGARTVELEAERDERVLVEEAVDVTLPYDRVPAGARHPLTTLMDRIADIFVAMGYEVAEGPEVEAEWFNFDALNFTPDHPARQMQDTFFVQGPEGTVGDESGVVLRTHTSPVQARTLLERKPPVYVVCPGRVFRTDELDATHTPVFHQVELLAVDEGLTMADLKGTLDHMVQALFGSDMTTRLRPNFFPFTEPSAEMDMQCYVCRGESVGNPDRPCRTCSSEGWIELGGCGMVNPKVLVACGVDPEKYSGFAFGFGIERMLMFRHNVEDMRDMVEGDVRFTRPFGMEI